In Archangium violaceum, the following are encoded in one genomic region:
- a CDS encoding VOC family protein has product MKNPAPILGLRTTVYPVTDLVKAKDWYSQVLGVAPYFDEPFYVGFNVGGFELGLDPDTSTLKPGAGGAVSYWGVENADREWERLTKLGAEPVSPVRDVGGGIRVATVKDPFGNLFGVIENPHFPNTEG; this is encoded by the coding sequence GTGAAGAACCCCGCCCCCATCCTCGGATTGCGCACCACCGTCTACCCCGTGACGGACCTGGTGAAGGCGAAGGACTGGTACAGCCAGGTGCTGGGCGTGGCACCGTACTTCGACGAGCCCTTCTACGTGGGCTTCAACGTGGGCGGCTTCGAGCTGGGGTTGGACCCGGACACCTCGACGTTGAAGCCCGGAGCCGGGGGCGCGGTGAGCTACTGGGGAGTGGAGAACGCGGACAGGGAGTGGGAGCGCCTGACGAAGCTCGGAGCCGAGCCCGTCAGTCCTGTCCGCGACGTGGGGGGTGGCATCCGGGTGGCCACGGTGAAGGATCCGTTCGGCAACCTGTTCGGCGTCATCGAGAACCCCCACTTCCCCAATACGGAGGGGTGA
- a CDS encoding NUDIX hydrolase, with amino-acid sequence MSVPQTSLHELLARHVPTDDKEREDVARMRAFAAELERPFSREQPRAHFTGSAVVVDPAGERVVMVLHGKLNRWLQPGGHSEAADAGSMEATALREAREETGCRVRLHERAPRPLDVDVHAIPARKNEPEHLHLDVRYLVVAEDPESLAHDPNESSGAQWLSWDEALARVDEAPLRRLMEKARALVR; translated from the coding sequence ATGAGCGTTCCCCAGACTTCCCTACACGAGCTGCTGGCCCGCCACGTTCCCACGGATGACAAGGAGCGCGAGGACGTGGCGCGGATGCGCGCCTTCGCCGCGGAGCTGGAGCGGCCCTTCTCTCGCGAGCAGCCGCGGGCGCACTTCACAGGCAGCGCGGTGGTGGTGGACCCGGCCGGTGAGCGGGTGGTGATGGTGCTTCATGGCAAGCTCAACCGCTGGCTGCAACCGGGCGGGCACTCGGAGGCGGCGGACGCGGGCAGCATGGAGGCCACGGCGCTGCGCGAGGCCCGCGAGGAGACGGGATGCCGGGTGCGGTTGCACGAGCGCGCGCCCAGGCCTCTGGACGTGGACGTGCACGCCATTCCGGCGCGCAAGAACGAGCCGGAGCACCTGCACCTGGACGTGCGCTACCTGGTGGTGGCGGAGGATCCGGAGTCGCTGGCGCACGACCCGAATGAGTCCTCGGGCGCGCAGTGGCTGTCGTGGGACGAGGCGCTGGCGCGGGTGGACGAGGCGCCGCTGCGGCGGCTGATGGAGAAGGCCCGGGCGCTCGTCCGCTGA
- a CDS encoding sigma-54-dependent transcriptional regulator encodes MARILVIDDHDTLREGMAVTLTRSGHTVTAARSGTDGVAAYKKTPFDLVVTDLKMDGLDGLAVTRAIKSLDPAAVVMVVTAFGTIETAVQAMQQGAYDFITKPFTPDVLRAKVEKGLELSSTRRQVERLSARTEALESDAASAHGNLLVGDSEPMQRLVGMVRKAAATDATVFVRGESGTGKELVARMLHQLSPRKDGPFIVVHCAALAETLLESELFGHERGAFTGAIKRKLGRFELADGGTLFLDEIGEIPHSVQTKLLRVLQEKEIQRVGGEETLKVDVRVVSATHRDLQAEVKAGRFREDLYYRLHIVPLLLPPLRERPEDVAALARYFVAKHAPRVNKRVKGLDDSALRALARYAWPGNVRELENVIEQSLVFAEGETLSETDLPQHLASAAPRSDAGLPVPMGDRPLPDILEDLERQLIARAYEKAGGVKTETARLLGIKTSALYYKLEKYGFISKGERPEES; translated from the coding sequence ATGGCCCGCATTCTCGTCATCGATGACCACGACACCCTCCGCGAGGGGATGGCTGTCACCCTCACGCGCTCCGGCCACACGGTGACGGCCGCCCGCTCCGGCACCGACGGCGTCGCCGCCTACAAGAAGACGCCCTTCGACCTCGTCGTCACCGACCTGAAGATGGATGGGCTGGATGGCCTGGCCGTCACCCGGGCGATCAAGTCGTTGGATCCGGCCGCCGTCGTCATGGTCGTCACCGCCTTCGGCACCATCGAGACGGCCGTGCAGGCCATGCAGCAGGGCGCCTACGACTTCATCACCAAGCCCTTCACCCCGGACGTGCTGCGCGCCAAGGTGGAGAAGGGCCTGGAGCTGTCCTCCACCCGCCGCCAGGTGGAGCGCCTGTCCGCCCGCACCGAGGCGCTCGAGTCCGACGCCGCCTCCGCCCATGGCAACCTGCTGGTGGGTGACAGCGAGCCCATGCAACGGCTCGTCGGCATGGTGCGCAAGGCGGCCGCCACCGACGCCACCGTGTTCGTGCGCGGCGAGTCCGGCACCGGCAAGGAGCTCGTGGCGCGCATGCTCCACCAGCTCTCCCCGCGCAAGGACGGGCCCTTCATCGTCGTGCACTGCGCGGCGCTCGCCGAGACGCTCCTGGAGAGCGAGCTGTTCGGCCACGAGCGCGGCGCCTTCACCGGCGCCATCAAGCGCAAGCTCGGCCGCTTCGAGCTCGCCGACGGAGGCACCCTCTTCCTGGACGAGATTGGAGAGATTCCGCACTCCGTGCAGACGAAGCTGCTGCGCGTCCTCCAGGAGAAGGAGATTCAACGCGTGGGCGGCGAGGAGACGCTCAAGGTGGACGTGCGCGTGGTGAGCGCCACGCACCGCGACCTCCAGGCCGAGGTGAAGGCGGGCCGCTTCCGCGAGGACCTCTACTACCGGCTGCACATCGTTCCCCTTCTCCTGCCGCCCCTGCGCGAGCGCCCCGAGGACGTCGCCGCGCTCGCCCGCTACTTCGTGGCGAAGCACGCGCCGCGGGTGAACAAGCGCGTGAAGGGACTCGACGACTCCGCCCTGCGCGCGCTGGCCCGCTACGCCTGGCCTGGCAACGTGCGCGAGTTGGAGAACGTCATCGAGCAGTCGCTCGTCTTCGCCGAGGGCGAGACGCTCTCGGAGACGGACCTGCCGCAGCACCTCGCCAGCGCCGCCCCGCGCTCCGACGCCGGCCTGCCCGTGCCCATGGGAGACCGGCCCCTGCCCGACATCCTCGAGGACCTCGAGCGCCAGCTCATCGCCCGCGCCTACGAGAAGGCCGGCGGCGTGAAGACGGAGACGGCCCGGCTGCTCGGCATCAAGACGTCCGCGCTGTACTACAAGCTGGAGAAGTACGGCTTCATCTCCAAGGGCGAGCGCCCCGAGGAGTCCTGA
- a CDS encoding TetR family transcriptional regulator yields MKRVLLPPLLFLLLGTPVWAASGLDTPRAEARTARAQVRELRDRQQLLRAELNTLAGRIESLKAEQKGRLVAGPELEGALRRSQELSGQLTGLAQSLAGAETEAERRNLALYTALSDELARVRQTWDATKDREARAGLIARMRDLRTERDAVRAALPPSQVPALDGARTSDDPEDMLEQADALRDSEDKVRQRLQALRARITEVREERELDRRMTDFLGEESMFDDQDRHMRLRFDSATKSVSVEPSQRGGGPGGSLSENYNQSPGTTVNSPAPQPVDDSGPTIQPYSSRASDSRPQVGTVRAQTLASGDSESLRDLEAEAARLESLARELGSRADTLERKAQQLR; encoded by the coding sequence ATGAAGCGCGTCCTGCTCCCCCCGCTGCTGTTCCTCCTCCTGGGTACGCCCGTCTGGGCCGCCTCGGGGCTGGACACGCCGAGGGCCGAGGCGCGCACGGCGCGTGCGCAGGTGCGCGAGCTGCGCGACCGCCAGCAGTTGCTGCGCGCCGAGCTCAACACCCTGGCCGGACGCATCGAGTCCCTCAAAGCCGAGCAGAAGGGCCGGCTGGTGGCGGGCCCGGAGCTGGAAGGGGCACTGCGGCGCTCGCAGGAGCTGTCCGGGCAGCTCACCGGCCTGGCCCAGTCGCTCGCCGGGGCCGAGACCGAGGCCGAGCGGCGCAACCTGGCGTTGTACACGGCGCTCTCCGACGAGCTGGCCCGGGTGCGTCAGACGTGGGACGCCACGAAGGACCGGGAGGCCCGCGCCGGGCTCATCGCCCGCATGAGGGACCTGCGCACCGAGCGGGACGCGGTGCGCGCCGCGCTGCCGCCCTCCCAGGTGCCGGCGCTCGACGGCGCGCGGACGAGCGATGACCCCGAGGACATGCTGGAGCAGGCGGACGCCCTGCGTGATTCCGAGGACAAGGTGCGCCAGCGCCTCCAGGCCCTGCGCGCCCGCATCACCGAGGTCCGCGAGGAGCGGGAGCTGGACCGGCGCATGACCGACTTCCTGGGCGAGGAGTCCATGTTCGACGACCAGGACCGGCACATGCGCCTGCGCTTCGACTCCGCCACGAAGTCCGTCTCGGTGGAGCCCTCCCAGCGCGGGGGTGGACCCGGCGGCTCACTGTCCGAGAACTACAACCAGTCCCCGGGGACGACGGTGAACTCTCCGGCACCGCAGCCTGTCGACGACTCGGGGCCGACCATCCAGCCCTATTCCTCCCGGGCCTCCGACAGCCGCCCCCAGGTGGGCACGGTGCGCGCCCAGACGCTCGCCAGTGGAGACTCGGAGAGCCTGCGGGACTTGGAGGCGGAGGCGGCCCGGCTCGAGTCGCTCGCGCGAGAGCTGGGCTCCCGCGCGGACACCCTGGAGCGCAAGGCCCAGCAGCTGCGCTAG